ggaattccataagaggggagccatcacgctgaaggctcttcccctggtggattccaatcggaggatggatctaggtggaaccaccaggagcaggccctcggatgacctcagtgaccgggcaggttggtaggggagaaggcgctctctcaggtatcctggtcccaagttgtttagagctttgtacacaagtacaagaaccttaaacctgacccGGTAacgaataggtagccagtgcagttccctcagcagaggagttatatgctggaaagaggcagctccagacaacagccgagctgcagtattttgcactagctccagcttccagagcagcttcaagggcagccccacatagagcgcgttgcagtaatccaatcttgaggttaccaatgcctataccaccgtggccaagctatccctgtccgaAGAtcgtaaaaggcactctgagccgtggcggctacttgagcctccaacaacagaaatgggtctaagagtacccccaaactgcaaagctgttctttcagaggtagtgcaaccccatccagaacaggcaatgagcctgtctcccggacttgggtaccactcacccacagggcttccgtcttgccaggattcagtctgtttattggccctcatccagtccattactgagtctaggcactggtccaggacctgcacagcctcacctgattcagttgtcacagggagatagagctgcgtgtcatcagcgtattgatggcatttagctgcaAATGGccactcccaacagcttcatatagatgttaaataacattggggacaagatggtgccctgcggcactccatagctcaattacCTAGGGGCCGAGGAGTGggcacccaatgctactctctgaaaacctTTTCCCCACCTGTAGTGTTTTGTTCTAAATTGCCCCTATGATCTGGGAGAATTGGGTGGGGAAAGGGCTACACTCTCAATCCTCCATGGATTCCCCACTCTAAATTCCTCCCCGCCCCAAACTCTCCCCAGCCCCAAGAAAAGCAACTGCCTGTCCTTTGTTACATGCGCATGTGTGTAACATGCAATTAGGCTCTAAATGCATGTTCTTtggaagtaaagaaaaaattgaGCAGTAGCCACCAATTGTTGTGTCATTTTCAGTTCTGTTTAGCTTTGAGAGGATAAACACAGAAATCTAAAAAGTAGTGCAATGTTGCAAAGCTGAGCAGCATATGCTGCcagtttacaatttatttatttatttatttatttatttatttatttatttattacatttttataccacccaatagccgaagctctctgggcggttcactctctgggcggtacaaAACCAAAAGGCACAGAAGACTTGATCCTCATGTGTTTGTATCAAGATAGCATGTTCACCACTCATCAACGGCAGCATCAAGTGATCACCTGCATGTTTGAATGAGCCATAAAAAATTAATCCCAGGTTGAATTTTCATATTACTCAAGGACAACTCAAGCATAATCCTTCTCAGGGGAATTAGATTACTTCAGTTGTAGAGCAACTCAGAGGTGAGCAACTCAATATTGCCTGTGGGAGCATGCATGTCTATCAGAAGGTTTACAGATAAgccagaatcatagagttggattCAATGGTCCTTTAGACCATTaaatccaatcccctgctcagtgaaggaatccagtttaaaacatccctgtcagatggctgtccagtctctgcttgaatacagCAGATTATACTGCTGAAGAGTTTATGACTTCCCTcggcagttggttccattatctgactgctctgaccattcAGATGTTTTTCCTGATCTTGTAGGGGTATCAATTGAATGAAGAAGCTGCTTCAAATTGCAAGAATCTCAGTAGCTGCCTCAAAGAGCAGGTGTTCATGTGTAAACTCCACATACATGTACCAGTACATACAACTGCACCTGAACTTGGAGGGGCTGTGAGTGTCCCCACATGCTCCACAGGTGATGTACATTGATGAGAGTAAAATCCATATGAATCTGTTTCATTATCATCATGCAATTTTTCTAAAGGAGCAGGATCTATTGTTACATGGGCCAAGGAATAGGTGTGAAGGcatagcttttttctttctttctttcttttttgcatgccAATTCATAATTAATACAACTTCTCTTTTTCAGCAGTGGCATCTTGAACTGGTCTTGTGAATGCATCAGCAAACCTATTACACCCTAAAAATATCTCAACAGTGGATCGAACCAATATATGGTATGTCATATTTTGGACATGTGCAGAGTGAGCTATTCACAAAAGTGCAGTTGTGTAAGAAAGAAAATTTGTGTTAATTTTGCAAACAATCCCCTTAAGACTTTGTTTGTACTGGGCCTTTGCTgctgatagatagacagacagacagacatatatAGTGTACATTTGTCTTACATCATCTGCAGTAAAATAACACACCTTGAAATGGACGTATTTATgtgcatgatatggagaaagggaaggaaagggctAGCCAATACCACCAAAGGGGCTACCTCTGCATACTTAGATGGAGGATCTGTTACGTGAAGAGTTGAAACTCTACTCCATCTAGGAGGGCCAAGTATGAGAGATGAGATCACACCCAGTTTAAGGTCTGCAGATAAAAAAGGTCttggggagatttatttattttagagtttGTTGGTCATGCATTATTCAGTCAATATGCCTGAATAGGATACAGAAACACATAGAATTGTGCACTCTGACAACAGAGTGTGTTTGCTGTCCCCACCCTCCCCAAGTTGAGCAGGTAAGTCTGAAGGAGGCTTCTACTCACATTCACTTGAACCCGAATAGAAGACTCCGCACATCTGGGAATCCTGTTTTATTGGAGTTCTCAGTCAAACAAATGTTCTACTCACTGTCAAGGGAATGAGAGTGGAAGCCCACCTCAGAGCTCCCTACTCAATATGGGGAGGTCGAGGATGATGACATTGGGGGCAAGGCTGGTATGGACATCTCAATCCCTCTTGTGCACTCCCCTCTACCCTATTCAGGCATAATgcattcatagaaccatagagttggaaggagcctataaggccattgagtccaaccccctgctcaatgctggaatcaaagcatacctgacagatggttgtccagctgcctcgtgaagtcctctagtgtgggagagcccacgacatccctaggtaactggttccgttgtcgtactgctctaacggccAGGAaatttttcatgatgtccagttggaatctggcttcctgtaacttgagcccatcattccatgtcctgcattctgggaggaatgagaagagatcctggccctcctctgtgtgacaaccttacaagtatttgaagagtgctatcatgtcttccctcagtcttctcttctccaggctaaacatgcccagttctttcaatctctcctcatagggctttgtttccagacccctgatcatcctcgttgccctcctctgaacaccctccagcttgcctgcatccttcttgaagtgtggtgcccagaactggacacaatactcaagttgaggcctaaccagggccaaatagagggggaCTAGTATtttgcgcaatttggaagctatacttctgttaatgcagcccaaaatagcatttgctttttttacagccacatcacactgttggcttatattcagcttgtgatctacaacagttccaagatccttctcgcttgtagtattgctgagccaagtgtcacccatcttgtaactgtgcatttggtttctttttactaggtgtagaacttggcatttatccctattaaaattcattctgttgttttcagcccagcactccagcctatcaaaatcactttggaatttgtttctgtcttccagggaattagctaccccacccaattcCTATATTGTATTTCGGCTTCAGACATCAAGCCTGAATAGGGCATTACATCTATGGGAGTTTTGACATATTAGAAATAAGACAATAAATAAGCACACCTAAAATTATGGTATGGTATTGTCCTACCTTTCTGACACTTTTTTCAGCGCTGTGCTGCTATTCCTGAAAGAGGCAGGATAACAGCCAAAACCCCATGGTGAGCATGTGTTATGGACAGTCATATATTGCAAGCCTAAAGTCAACATCATTAGTCTTCAGCAGTACCTAATTATGCTTGCCACACTTGCAAAAGAAAAGTGTTAGGAAGAAAAATCCAGaagcagtaaaacaaacaaaagggtcttgtggcacttaAAAGACTACCATGTGAGTAAATGGAATCTAGTCCATGAACGCTTATGTGACAATGAAAAAAACAGATAAGAATGATGGCCAGTTTAATTTGTGTTTCCTCTTAAGGTTATACAGATTGCTTGCTTCCTCATCTTGGCTTTAACTTGAAACAGCAGGGGACTTATTGAGAGAGTTGAGGACTGATTGAGCCTGGTTTGCGTTTCAGTGACACTTCTTTAATGGACCACGGTGAGTCATAGTTTGGCTATTCAAAGAGAATGCCTATGTATCTGGGCTCGAGGCTGTGATAATTTTTTGCTTAAAAAGTGAAAGATGGAGAAATGATCATTTTATTAGGCCAGTACATTATAATTCCTGCCTTCCTATATCCCCCTCCCATGGTGACACCTGAGGCAGGTGACTTCATCCTGCTAAACAACACGGCCAACCCTACCTTTGAATCAAACCACATGGAGATATCAAAAGTGCATTCAAAGGTGAAAATATGTAATTGGCAAAGAGAAACATCAGCCAACTGGTGACTTAAAGACCTATGTATCAATTCCTGCCTACAGCCATATTCCAATAATATTATTCAAATAACATGTATTGGCCCAAATGTCTCTGACTCTGAACTCCTTAGGATCACCTAGATGATAACATTAATTCTATGATTGCATttgtgtattgtatttttattttttttaaagagcagctgTAAGATGCCCTGTACTAGATCAGGACCACTAGGGGGGTAAAAGATTTTCCTGACAAAAATCCACACAGCTACACAAAACTGCTATTTGCTCCAGGAACAAAGCAGCTAATTGTGCTTTTGATTGCTTTTCTCCTAGGAAAATAGCCACTTCAAAGAAGCACCATAGAGGAACCTACCACACACCAAATTCCAATTCCCAAATTCCCACAATTTGCCATCACATATGATGAGGCCCAATATCTAATCTCTTTAGATTCTGGGATAAGTTTAAAGttatctaaggccacagctagacctaaggtttatcctgggatcatccaggtttcgcccctgcctgagcactggatcccctgtgtgtcacctagatgaacaggttcgacccctggacgatccagggataagccttaagtctagctatggccacagtgtccTTTTGCTTCAACCAGAGAAGATCCTCAGTTTAATAGAGATATCATACCATTTGAATATTGGAAGAGGAATTACACTGATAGATTTAAGGTTTTGATTAATGAATGGAAATTACCATATTTATTCCATTAAAGAGAAATGGACTGGGAGAAACTTTCTCTGGTTTGAATATTTTCAAATCAGGGATTTTATCTCTCCAGTAATTGAATCTGGACAATTAAGGTTGTGATATTATACACACTTatgttggagtaagtcccattgaaatctatggagTTTACATCTCAACagacatttattcatttttactatCGGGCACTgtagagaatttgaggaaattatgaaaaataataaacattttgttCCAAGAATATATAAACTGCTATTGAAATATGAATGTGAAATGAATCAAGCAAAGATGTTAATGAGAAAATGGACACAAGATATAGGTGATAATATACAAATGCAAAACTGGGGAACATATTTGGGTAGTAGAGAACAATTTACCCTAATAGAGAAAAAAATGTTatataagaggaggaggagggggagtatGTTATGCTGGTGATGTTACATTGAATGAATACAGCCTAGTCCAAATTACTGGAAGTGCCAAACACTCATATTTAGTGTATTCACCCtcccacaaaaagaaaagaagagagctaTTGAACCAAAAGTAGACTACTTATAAAATGAATCTTAGGATATGCTGTAAGCTTAGACCCGCTATTATGTTTCTTAACATGTACAaaggatataataataaaaaaaagaactttCGGAATTGGCAAGCTATATGGTGACAGCTAATGAGGAACCAATATTTTGACTGACCCTTTTTGGCTGTTCacaggggtgggagaggggatgATAAGGAATCCCAACCCACCAACTGGGAAGGGATGGGAATATTTGGGTGTGGGGCTGAGGGCCTCAGCACTTACCTTACTTTATGAGGATCCACAGTCTCCAGCATCTAGGCGTGCTTTCTGGAATGACACTGGGAGGATGTCATGATATAACATCCTCCCATGTGCATTCCAGCAAGTAATGTGAGGCTGCAGAGTTTGTCACAACTCTACAAGTAGTCTGAGGCTTTAAAAGAAAGCCCGTGGACCTGTGGCAGCTTCCCAACATGTTCATCTCTGGCATGTTCATCCCTGTGAATTACGGATGCAGCACTTCAGTTTCTTGAACCATGTGATGTAAATATGGCATATACGTTTTTTTGTATAAGGTATGTTGGTACttgtaattattataataataattgtcgACACAAAttcaaggttaaaaaaaatgaagatactTAGGgcataatcccatgcatgtttagatagaaaaaagtcctacaactcccagcactgctttGACCATCTCTAGCACTGGGATTACACACATGGCTGCCATTGCTGGATTGAGACTATGCACACAGTGCTGATCAGATGGCCTGGGCTATCAGCGTTGAGTGCCAATCACTTGCTTGTAAGGTTTTGCAACATGATGCTGTATGTGGGGATCTGTGCACTGGGCATAAAGaatgggttcgcacaacacgttaacccacacATCCAACTCCCCCTCGCATGGATAAAAACACACCTGTTgacctccaaggttggaaaaccAACCTCAGAGAGGGGTGAAAGAAGGGGCATCtggtgggtgggaaagggagaacaccagagaggccaggatatgagttatcctgagcttctgctagcctccttccctccctgtcagGAGCACTGCTACTAGATGGCTAAAAAGCCTATCTAGCAAGATATGCAGGGCGGGAGGAAGGcaaggcaaagattgcctccattGATGTTCCCACCCTTCACTGAATGATTGGAAGCTTCCgagttcaggggcttctgatCATTGAGGCTGTAATCGATAGCATTGCAGACTTACATGTTTAAACTGAGCTTTTGAGATCTGACTAACCAGTTCCAGCATGTACATAGGGGCTCTGATCTGCAAATGGAGATTGCCCTGATCATCCCATTAACTGCACTGAATTGTCCTCAACACCaaagagaggatgaggagccTATTCATATGGAATTCTATGTGTGTACTGGAACTCTACAGAGCTTTATATTTTGGCGATAGATTGTATATGGGTCTATGGGTTCAAAGGCAGTGTTGTAATATTTGATAATCTGTGCTGgaaatttgtgtttttttctgacaGTTGGTCCTATTAAAAGAGAAGTTCCAAGGGGtcccaaatgcatattttatattttccatAGCATACAAAAATGTGGTCTTTCAATCTAAACTATGTCTGTTATTTCAGAGACGTTCCATGATGGGTAAAACCATTCAGGATCCTGACATGGACCCGTTAGTTGCAAATAGCAGCAAGTCACAATTTTTGCACTTTGAATCCTGCCAGTCGTCTCTTCCTGCTGTCTTCTTGCTCATCACAGCTTACGCGATAGTCACACTGATGGGACTTCTTGGCAACCTTTGCCTGATTGTTATTATTGGGAAACAGAAAGAGAACCAAAACGTCACCAACATTTTGATTGCCAATCTCTCTGTATCTGATATCTTCATTTGTGTCATGTGCATTCCTTTCACTGTTGCCTACACTTTGATGGATTACTGGATatttggagaagccatgtgtaAAATAACTGCTTTTGTACAAAGTATGTCTGTCACTGTTTCTACATTCTCACTTGTATTGATTGCTGTCGAGAGGTATCAGTTAATTGTGAACCCGCGTGGTTGGAAGCCCAATATTTCTCATGCCTTCTGGGGAATTCTCTTCATTTGGGCCTTTTCTCTAATAACATCAACTCCCTTTTTTATATTCCACCAAGTCACTGATGATCCCCTTAGAAACCTTTCTTCCCACAGCGATATCTATACGAACAAAGTTGTCTGCATTGAGATGTGGCCTTCCATTGGAGAGCGGCTTGGCTTTACCACTACCACTTTAGTTTTCCAGTATTTCTTCCCACTAATTTTCATTTTCATCTGTTATCTAAAGATATTTGTATGTCTGAGGAAGAGGCATGGTAAAGTGGATAAgataagagagaatgagagcagACTAAATGAGAGCAAAAGGATTAATGCTATGCTGATTTCAATAGTTGTGACCTTTGGGGCATGTTGGTTACCCCTGAACGTATTTAACATTGTGTTTGACTGGAACTACCAGGCCCTGATGAATTGCCACCATGATGTGGTCTTTACCTTGTGCCACTTGGTAGCCATGATCTCGACATGTGTCAATCCATTCTTCTATGGATTCCTTAACAAGAATTTTCAAAAGGATTTGGTCATTCTGCTTCAAAACTTGAGATGCTTTGAATCTCAAAAGGTATATGAGAACATTGCCCTTTCGACTCTGAACACTGATGAGTCAAAGGGCTCTTTGAAACTGAACAATGTGGTAGCAAATGTCTGAAACTGGCAACTTTCGAACTATTTACATACTTACTGTATTGCCAAATTACTCTGGTGTGGAATTGTGGGGTTCTTGGTCCTGTGCCAGTGAAGTGGGAGGGGCTTCTATTTATTGACTGTAGTGAGAATAGGAGCATAAATGAgcctaaaatataaataatataataacaaATGTTACTGCTAATATTTGTTAAATCCATCAGTTCAAAATCCCTAGCAGAAGCTACGCTAGCTTGCAGTGCTGGAAAACTGGAAGTGTGAAGAGCAGTATCTGGAACAGGAGCTTTGCATTACCCACAAGATGATGCAACATTTGCTGTGTGTGCTAGCCACTATACAACctgtgttttatcacacacacccctcagtttCCCTGGATCAGTACTTCTAACAAAGACCCTATAATATGAACAGATAGGATCTTAAGGAACTGTCTTTTAAGCGCTCTTCTTTTTGAAAATCAAAAATGAATCACTTCCCTATAATTACTTATGCAAAGTACTACCTTATGTATCTAACACAGCctatccccaacctggtaccgtccagatattttggatttcaattcccataatccccaagaagcatggacaatggtcagaaatgctgggagttgtagtccaaaatatctggagggcaccaagttggttgAAGGCTGCTCTATGACCACCTATTCTACTCAAGTCCATACCTAGGTACACATTCCTCCCATCTTCCTATTCTTTGCTTCTAAATTCTCATGCATGGCTTCTTCAAGCACACATGTTTAATCTACCTACCTAGTGTCTATTGCTTTACCTGTTAATATATCCCACTGAGTACCAGCTAGGAATAGGCCCTTCAATGAAGTTATCTTGTCACTCCATAATAGAGCATTGGAGAGTATAAGTGCTGCATCATTTAggcagtggaggccagtggcttcgatgtcagtgggatggtgaatccactccaagtttcagtcagaactctaaaggagttgtccaaggtgTGGACCAAGCACATTGGACAGCTGCTCTAGAGTTcaactggttctaactgaaatctggagcggattcaccaaccTACTagcattggagccaccaatctCCACTGCATTTAGAGAGTTGTTAGATAAATGGATTTCAAAACATTCGATGGACTAAAAACATATCCCAGATTAATTGagcaacagattttaaaatacgTATTTCTAAACAAGTTTGAATTAAATGTGCAGATGGTAATTTGGAAGATGCCcctctctcctgtgtgaaaaAGAATGTTACATTATAAGTTTGTGTATAGATGTATCTGTCTACAGAAGCTGGTGACTTTGTTTTTCTGCTGTTTCTCCTCACCTGTGCTCCTTCGATGACACATGTACTTGGCTCCATATCAAGCACTAATTTTCTACCCTTCTTCCATGCTCTGGGCAGACTTCCAGCTAACGATAAATAGATTCAGACACGTTATGTGCTTATccatttaaatgtttgttttgttgccTTTTACAATTATCATCATACCAATATGtgttatattttaacttaaacaTTGTTGTaaactggaggaggagagggaatggCAATTTCATAATTGTTATAAAGGCCAGCCAATCAGTACACATAGCCAACTTCTGCTGGAAACAGGAAGAACCAAGTTGATCTTCAATTCGAGTTGATCTTGAATTCAATTTTCTATGGAAGGTTGTATGTTTGCCCAGGGGGTGAGTGTGGACTCACAGTCGTCTCACAATCACTCTATATATGTTTGAACACACATTCTCAATTCTGGCAgctagaaatgcaattaatgtgTGTTCAAACCGCCACACTTTAGAATCTGTGTCTGTCTTCACACTAGCTGAACCCATGAACAGGATCTTCCtattgttactttttaaaagataaaagctGTAGGAAGGCAAAATTGGATCTGCACTTGAGGCACTGGGAAGGAacgatttaaccctttcctccataTCACGTCCCTGATATTTATCACACACCTCAGCTGCTATTTTTACCCACAGGGGAAAGCATTCGTTTGCGTAGGGGGATAAACAACAGCTTTGGGGCAAGGGAAAATGGCTCATCTGAAATCAAATGAGCCATTTGATTCATACACATTTTGGAGCTTCTGGAGCTTCCAGTAAGTTCGTTTAAGTGTTTCCTGACTTTTGGCTTAGTTGACATCAGATCCATCTTCATGAGCTATAGTATCTAATTTATGGACAATTCTGAGCATGCCTATTATGCAGAAATTCCCACAGAAGGCAATGGGATGTACACCTGAGAAAGCATTTAAGATTGTATGGTTTACCCAGCTTGTAACAGTGTTGTGTACAGTGTTAAAGGAAATATACATTTTACTGTGTATCAAATACATTTTGGGGTGACTCCATTCCTTCATTGGTAGATACGGTTGTCatattttccctttccttttgcccTTAACAGCACCTTCTCATGCATAAAAAATTAAGAAGGTAAAGATTTCCCTGGCCAGTAGATAAAGAGTGTCATCccaaatcacgtttccttaccgtcgcttcttcacccccgcatttgtccctcattacttcctcttctgcttggaggggaaagaggaagtaaacaaagaccacatcgCCCATTTAGGGGGCATTTTAATtgtaccacttttcctgcacatagcaggagatagcagcacattctgttttttgtttttgttttgttttttaaa
This window of the Elgaria multicarinata webbii isolate HBS135686 ecotype San Diego chromosome 3, rElgMul1.1.pri, whole genome shotgun sequence genome carries:
- the LOC134396750 gene encoding neuropeptide Y receptor type 6-like — encoded protein: MMGKTIQDPDMDPLVANSSKSQFLHFESCQSSLPAVFLLITAYAIVTLMGLLGNLCLIVIIGKQKENQNVTNILIANLSVSDIFICVMCIPFTVAYTLMDYWIFGEAMCKITAFVQSMSVTVSTFSLVLIAVERYQLIVNPRGWKPNISHAFWGILFIWAFSLITSTPFFIFHQVTDDPLRNLSSHSDIYTNKVVCIEMWPSIGERLGFTTTTLVFQYFFPLIFIFICYLKIFVCLRKRHGKVDKIRENESRLNESKRINAMLISIVVTFGACWLPLNVFNIVFDWNYQALMNCHHDVVFTLCHLVAMISTCVNPFFYGFLNKNFQKDLVILLQNLRCFESQKVYENIALSTLNTDESKGSLKLNNVVANV